From the genome of Podospora bellae-mahoneyi strain CBS 112042 chromosome 2, whole genome shotgun sequence:
TGAGAGAAATTTCCGGCCGTCTCGGTGAGATGCCCGCTGATCAAGGTTTCCCCGCCTACCTCTCTGCCAAGTTGGCCTCGTTCTACGAACGTGCCGGAAAGGTCCAGGCGCTGGGCAGCCCCGACCGCGATGGCAGTGTCAGCATTGTCGGTGCTGTGTCACCACCCGGTGGTGATTTCTCCGATCCTGTTACATCTGCCACGCTCGGTATCGTGCAGGTCTTCTGGGGTTTGGACAAGAAGCTTGCGCAGCGCAAGCATTTCCCTTCGATCAACACCTCGCTCAGTTATAGCAAGTACACCATGACGCTCGACAAGTGGTACGAGAAGGAGTACCCCGACTTTCCTCGCCTGCGCGACCGTATCAAGCAGCTTCTTTCCGACAGTGAAGAGCTCGACCAGGTCGTCCAGCTGGTCGGCAAGTCTGCGCTGTCTGACCCTGACAAGATCACCTTGGATATGGCTAccctcatcaaggaggaTTTCCTCCAGCAGAACGGTTACTCCAAGTATGACCAGTTCTGCCCCATCTGGAAGACGGAGTGGATGATGAAGCTCATGATGGGATTCCACGATGAGGCGCAAAAGGCGATCGCCTCTGGCCAGAGCTGGGCCAAGGTGCGCGATGCCACCCAGGACCTCCAGGGCGAGCTGCGCAGACTCAAGTTTGAGATTCCAGATGAGGGACAGGAGAAGATTTGCAAGAAGGTTAGTCCCTTTACTATCATCCCCTGGGAGAGAGAATCATGAACTGACAATGAAATAGTACGAGGCGATACAACAAGCCATGCTTGACAAGTTTGCTTCCGTGATTGACGAGTAAAAAATGATGTATTGTTGACAGCAAGGGGCGTCACGGTTGTTGGCATATTCTAAGCGAACTCATTCTGGGTTCTTTTTGCAAAGCGCGGTCATCGTGAcaggttgttgctgtttgtAGGCACTACAATTGCGTTTGACATGTGATGATTGTTGAAGggtgggggaaaggggatgggtggtggattaTTACCCTGGCTTTCATAGATTTCTCTGTTCTGTCAGTCTCTGTTCCTCTGTCCCTCTTTCTGACATACACATTCTTGGGGGTTCAATGGGGTAGATAGTGTATTGATTGGTTCTGCAAACACTTGATGCTTCGGTAATTCGGATCATGATGTTGTCATGAGAAAGTCACATGGCACCTCGGCATAACATGTGAAGATTATTGATGAAGCAGAATAGTTCGAGACTTTTCTGTATTTCAACCGTCATTATATACCATACATCATATCCAGTTGGGATGGGTCGTTATCGTTATAaacaagcaacaaaaacatcaacagcagcaagtgACTCTTTCtcaccctctctctccttctcaaaccAGATAACAACCCGCCTGCCTGCCTATCCATAGCCATCCAGATAGAACCCCATACCAACCATCCATATAAGCCTTTGCCAACCAAATATTTCCAACAAACTTTGAGAAGCCaaaccagccagccagctaATAACCATCCGAACTAGAATCAAACCATGACCCAAATATATCTCGATCAATGCGCCGCCAAAGAAGCGAAAACGCATAATATCCCAGCCCTCTCGctaccttttttttcccccacATCTCTCTGTTTGAAAGTATTCCAACACGTTCTCTCTTCCAACACGATTTCCAACAAACCATTCAACTCCAAAACAGACACTGGGGTatccccctcttccaactCTTCTGATCCCTCATCTTCTTTCTCAAATAGCTCCACAAGTCAACTCATCCCCCGAAACGAGAAGGCAGCCAATAGAAGAGGGATGAACCCTTTAaatccccttctcctttctcCCCTGCTACCGCTGCTGCTCGGGCGGGCTCAAACTCCGTTCCCATTCCTTCATAAACTCACTCCCCATCTTCTTGATATTGGACGGGGTGAGCTTGTTGAGTACAGGCGGGAGCAACTCCTCCAATTTCCCGGTGCCGTTGGGGGATGAGCCGTTCCTCTTGTTGTTGCCGCCGCTGTTCAGTCTCGATTTCGAGCTTTTGTTCTTCCTGCACACAAGATATCATCAGAACCTCTTCTTTTAaacgagaaaagaaaaaagaaaaagacatTAAGGTGTATATTTTGCccgctggctgggctgggtaTCTCTTcaaacaaaggaaaagaaaaaggaaagacCGTTGTTGAATAAATAGAAAACCCGGGTATCAcatcaaacaaaaaaacgaaaaaaatGGGACTCATACAATGGcgtctcttcctcttcctcttcctcctcccctcccctcttcgGCGAGGTCGGATCACTAGGCATAATATCCCCATTCACCGTCGTCCCGCTCCACCGCGGACTcgacacaccaccacccgtcgGCGGGCTGCTATTCCAATTCGACCAGTCATTATCATCCACCGAGTCGGCCGTCAGCGGCGTCCACGAGAACCTCTTTGTTGGTTTTGTCGCTTCCGTTTTTGATCTCCtgagggggagtggtggtggtttaaACTCCTCTTCCTGGGCAGTAGTAGGGATAGGGTTCATTGTCGCCAAATCATCAAATGCCGACGAAACCTTTGGTCGAGGATTGTGTGCGGGCCGGATGGTGTCTTGCTGGTCGCTGCTGTCAAAAAGGAGCATCCTCTCCACTTTCGTCTGGCGCATGTTGCCCGTGTTGTCGCGGAGGTAGACGCCCTGTCCGGTGATGGGTTCGTCGCCCACCGTCGCTTGGCGGATGTCTTCCATGAAGGTCCAGATACCTGATTTGAGGTCCTGGGCAATCTGCTTAACGCTTGTAGGCTGGGGTGTAGTCCTCGGTGCCCAGGAGGCGCGTTTGGCGAGGTAGCTCGGAGTAACAGGAGCATAGTTATGAACACCATGTGGATCGTAGTCCAGTTTCAGATGGTTCGGCCCGTCTTCATGTATGGAGAAGCCCTCGCCCGGTTTTGTCGGTGATAGCAGCGAGAGTTTCCTCGCGTGACCACCAGTGAATACCCGTCGCCGGCTCTTTTCCGGTGtaggttgctgttgttggtgctgctgccccagcaACGTCTTCCTCCTGTCCAGCTCAATGCTCCTCCGGATGGCAACCTCGTCGTGACAATCCGCCGGCGAGTTTAACGATCGCAACGCTTCGTGGTTTCGCCTGTTAGTTGGTCTTTTCTTGTATCCCTCGTGTAGGGTAAACTCGTCTTTTAACCTCGccagctcggcctcggcacGGTCCAGCTCTTCCCTCAGCTCCATTACTCGCCTCTCCTGCGCTGCTATCGCGGTGATGAAGTCGATTCCCTCCACCGGGgacatgatggaggagggggtgtcTAATGGTGTTGGGGGAAAGGTcgctgcggtggtggatgctGGGACGGGTCGGGAGGGGAAGGCACTTGGTGGTGCGATGGGTAGGGTCAGGGATAATCTGTTGGTGGTTctggaggctgaggaggtggatcGTGAGGAGCGACCCCCGCTGAACCCACCAAAGGGGGAACTGGGCGAGCTGAGAAGATCATCGGGGATTGTTCGAGGTCGTATGTCGTCTTGACTGCTTCCTCGGCTTCCAATTCCTCGATTAGCGACGTGCCGCCGTAGATTGTTTGGTGTTCCTTGTCCTGCCATTGTATCGTCCAGGCTTCTTCTAGGTGAAATCATCTGATCCATGTAGTAAGGGTGCTGTTGGTTCTTTGGCGTGACGGGTGTTCTTGGGCGGGGTGGTTCGGTCTTctgtgctggtggtggtggtggtggtggtggttgtttgttttcaATGATAAGCGGGTCGGGGGCGATAAACGAGTGTTGTTGTGACGGCTTGCGCAAGGAGGGGAATTCAGGATCAAAGGCCGACCAAGCAGCTCTGCGGCGTCGAagaaggcggtggcggggagCGGTGTAGCGAGTCGTTCTTctggcgacgacgacggcctTGTGAGCGTTCAGCAGGCGGCTGTCGCGTTGGTATAAAAGAGTGTAGGCGCAAGCCGAAACGAAGCAAGTtcggaggatggggatggaggtcatggaaaaaaaagaagagagcAGCGCTTTCAGAAGGGGACGACAGTGTGTGGAAACCTCATCTCGCCCGATTCATGCGACCCTTTTTTCTTATTGGTGAGCAGACCTTGACCGCCAACCAATGCTGGGGGGTCTCGTCCGGGGGTTGTATGGGTTCGTCGGTGCGACTGCACAGCCCGGTCCTAGCAGCTGTAACTGACAGGGCCCCGCTCCAGATCGTTTGTTCTGAAGCTCTCAAGACTAATGTATTCGAACGTTCGGTTGGAACACGGGGGCGGGTATGTGTGGTGTTGCGGTCTCTCTGTGTTGAACTCGGACAAGATATGGACGAGATATACCCGCCGGACGGATAGCAGCCGTGGTGGCACAAACTGTTGGGGTAGCCTGGCGGCTGCGATCGaatcctctcccccgtcgGACTTGATCGCTCACCTAAGCACTGGAGACTGTGGTCTGGCTCGTGGGGCCGACAGGGAATAACAAGGTAAGGTTGACCGTTGGCCAGTGGAGGTGTTGCAAGTCGCAGCAAGTCGCAGGGAGATTCCAGGAGGTCGGAGAGGGGCTTCGATTATTTTAAGGATTCTCAAAATTCATTTCGATTACCTGCATGCCGTGTTGCTCCGCAGTCTCTTCCAGTGCCACAACCGCACGCGAGGATCTGGACGATGACTGGATGGACCGATGGCGAAGACGAGGGACTTGTTGGCTAAGATGGACGAGGTGGTGTGAGTGGGAATTCAGGGAATCGAATGCAAGCCATTCCGCGGCAACCAGACAACCTCACACCCTACCCAGCACTACACACATCACGGGGAAAGGAGCATGAGATCCCAATGACCTTAACGAGATAAACAAAACATTCGAATGATTCGAGAAGCAGAAACGCATGAATGAGGCGCCCGAGGTATCACCTATGGCCCGGATATTAAACGGGGATTTTATACCCAGCAATTATTTGATATAAGCTGGGATGAAAACCTCACCAGCAATGGCTTGGAAACCGTTGCATCGTATACCACATAGAAATCACAAGCCTTCTCGAACAAGGCCGCAAACTCGGTTTCCAGGCGCTGCCAACTGACTGCAAATCTCAATTTCCCCTGCATTGGAAAGTGGGACGCCCCGGATTTTGGGATCTGGAATTCTTGGAGGCAATGATGCACGGACCACTTGACAAAGAATCTCTGATTGTACTCACGTGATCCCGCGTCCTCGACGCGCTTGCGCTTCTTAGAACGGTACGGCTTGGGCAAAGGGATGCAACCGTTGTTTTCTTATCAAAGCCATGGCAACGTTGCGGCGACGAGCAGCTTACGATTTCTTTTGCCATTGAGAGAAATCATGGGCGAATTAATTTCTGGTTCTTTTTAATCAATTCACTAGGATCCAGAACCTGCGGATTTCCAGAAAGCCTTTCTCTTACTATCCGCCAGTTCGCCGCCGGGTATTGGCTGGGTTTAGGTGTGGCCAGCGACATGCCATCCAAGACACTGCGAGGAGCCGAGAAAAAGGCGCTGGAAGGGGAAAATGAGTCTCAGGACACTCTGGAGGTTTTTAACCGCTTGGTGCAAGGCTACGGTGTTGGCATTGTAAGTTCTTGGTGGCGCTGAATAGGGGACCCCTCACCTTCTCTAGGCTTCCAGCATCTCAGGATTGGCTAACATCGAGACACTGTGTAGGCAAGCAGctcaccttcaacaccaGACCTCAGCACCACGCCGCCTCCAAGCAAGCCTGGTGTTCAGAAAGGTGCGTCAGTGCtttgctctttttttttttttttttttttgtaatTTTTTGTGACGAATCCTGAGGACTGACGGATACACATGCACTTAGACGTTGGCCGCTTCAAAAAGCCACCATCCTTCAACGTGAGTATTTTTCGCACGGTTCCAAGGCCGTTGAATTTCCCCGCAAAGCAAACGTTCAACGCCCCTGTTTGTCCGTTCGTGGATTGCACTGACCAGCTTCACAGACGCGGGGGACGACGCGTGcaggcaacaacaactcaCAATCTCGTCGTCAACATCGTTCCGGCGTGGAAAGGGCACCATCGCAGGGGTCACAAACCCGCCAGGCTCCTGGCAGCGATGGCCCAGACACTCAGTTAACAGACATCCCTACCCCAAACCAGATCAACGTTGCGCGCCGAGACAAGATGGACTCGCAAAAGTCGACACAGTCCAACAATGGTCGAAGCTATGACCAGTACTGTCGTTCGCCATCTCCCAGCATGAGCACTCGGACTCGAGAACAAGCGAttgtggaggaagagaatgCAGGGACGGTGCAGTTTGATCTTGATAAAATTCCCCAGGAAACGCCCTATCATGGTTCCAATCTACCACACGACTCGGGCTTCGTTGACTATGGTACAAGTCGTCTTCCCAAACATGCATCTCACCAGCCCATCTTATCGTCGCCTCGCCCGCCAGAGACACCGGCTGCTCCACATAACCCGTTTCGACAAGGACTCTCTCAGTTACTTCCCCCGTCCCAAATGTTTCAGTCGACCCAGTTTTCATCGGCCGTCAAAGTGGCCAGCCCAACTTCCTCACGACCATCGCCGGCAGAGTTCCCTCACCCAGGATCACTTACCGGCCCAGCTCTGTCATCCCCACTTAAGGATCGGGGTCTTCGGTCGTCTTCTGTCCCGAACCCGCCATCAAGCCCACAGATTCTTCCAGGGAGAAAGTCATCCAACCTGGAAAATCGACCCAGCAGTCCCATTCCTAGCGCCTCGAATGGAAACAAAGCTGCTACTGAAGCGCCGCAATCTGAGTTGCTCCCAAGGCGAAGAGCAGCCCCGGAGCCAATGGCCGCTTATGAGCCTATTCACAAGTCCCAAGAAAGACGTGGCTCCTCGGAAGTGCGGTCAGACCCTCCTCTATTCGAaaaggacgatgatgacCAGGAGCTGCTTCGAAGTCGAAGGGCACAGAGCAAAAAGAATGCTGCGCTCAAGTCACTAACCGCCATCAGTGTACCGCGTTCagcgaagacgaagatggCAGAAGTCGAAGTGCCATTGACGAGCAGTGAGAAACAAACGACAAAGGCGGAGGCATATCTTGCCCAGTGCCACGGCACCGAGGCTCAAGATTCTTCACCGGATGAAGAGACCATCAAGGACTCCCAAGCTAAGAACTTGCCATCTGGACCGAAACAGCCCGCTATTGTTGACGACGATGCAACCCAGTCTGACAACGGGGATATGGCAGAGCCAGTGGTAGACTTGACGCCAGTAGCAGAGCCCGAACTTCCAGCAGTGCGTTCAAGGCGGTCAGCTCGTTCAGGCCATCCTGTTGAGCCCCCAGGTCTAGCTCCAGCTACATCCATAATTCCGGAAACGAGTCCTACACGAGTTAGAATGGAAGCCGGTGTGGTAGAGGAGCCAACCCATCAGCCGGCTGCCCCAGAACTGGAGCCGGCCTTGCCTCACTCGACCCCCCCGGCGCCCAATACAAGATCCAGAAGGGCAATTCCTGAGCCTCGTCACCCTTCAAGCTCAGACCTCACCTCCATCGCCTCAACCCCCAGCATCTACACAGACTCTACGAGAGCATCTGTGTCTGAGCGCTCGCCTCTCGAGGCTTCAATGGCTGGCAACTTCTCAGCGGTT
Proteins encoded in this window:
- the RAD9 gene encoding radiation sensitive protein rad9 (EggNog:ENOG503NZ60; COG:L), whose translation is MPSKTLRGAEKKALEGENESQDTLEVFNRLVQGYGVGIASSSPSTPDLSTTPPPSKPGVQKDVGRFKKPPSFNTRGTTRAGNNNSQSRRQHRSGVERAPSQGSQTRQAPGSDGPDTQLTDIPTPNQINVARRDKMDSQKSTQSNNGRSYDQYCRSPSPSMSTRTREQAIVEEENAGTVQFDLDKIPQETPYHGSNLPHDSGFVDYGTSRLPKHASHQPILSSPRPPETPAAPHNPFRQGLSQLLPPSQMFQSTQFSSAVKVASPTSSRPSPAEFPHPGSLTGPALSSPLKDRGLRSSSVPNPPSSPQILPGRKSSNLENRPSSPIPSASNGNKAATEAPQSELLPRRRAAPEPMAAYEPIHKSQERRGSSEVRSDPPLFEKDDDDQELLRSRRAQSKKNAALKSLTAISVPRSAKTKMAEVEVPLTSSEKQTTKAEAYLAQCHGTEAQDSSPDEETIKDSQAKNLPSGPKQPAIVDDDATQSDNGDMAEPVVDLTPVAEPELPAVRSRRSARSGHPVEPPGLAPATSIIPETSPTRVRMEAGVVEEPTHQPAAPELEPALPHSTPPAPNTRSRRAIPEPRHPSSSDLTSIASTPSIYTDSTRASVSERSPLEASMAGNFSAVSTRLNRRQARDRVAKPKGSRESLRQSVRLQSRRGSGSTDELALPLPTTPAFEDSLGVSRLNIASASRSTFRAACASIQSPFVQPTSGLFSNMAFAISFQSKKPGETNDQYKKRMDDSTNLQKRIAQAGGRVLPNGFDELFEVSPGRSLTSTPVASPGKGQTSAEIQLTPAGYATGFTALIADGHSRKVKYMQALALGLPCIAPRWVTMCLDRGELVDWSPFLLCAGQSAFLDNAIRSRSLAPYDAATARLTDVVAQRPKLLQGSRMLAVVKKSVQSKKMPYVFLAQVLGVSLTRVYTVDEARVAVKAAEEAGQVFDWVYVDGKSVEQALFSAPCSTGQKRKRKRGSMAAPDVVTGDGGEPPLKRIRTLDDELVIQSLILGRLIEEGEMEQ
- a CDS encoding hypothetical protein (EggNog:ENOG503P1R1; COG:S); the encoded protein is MTSIPILRTCFVSACAYTLLYQRDSRLLNAHKAVVVARRTTRYTAPRHRLLRRRRAAWSAFDPEFPSLRKPSQQHSFIAPDPLIIENKQPPPPPPPPAQKTEPPRPRTPVTPKNQQHPYYMDQMISPRRSLDDTMAGQGTPNNLRRHVANRGIGSRGSSQDDIRPRTIPDDLLSSPSSPFGGFSGGRSSRSTSSASRTTNRLSLTLPIAPPSAFPSRPVPASTTAATFPPTPLDTPSSIMSPVEGIDFITAIAAQERRVMELREELDRAEAELARLKDEFTLHEGYKKRPTNRRNHEALRSLNSPADCHDEVAIRRSIELDRRKTLLGQQHQQQQPTPEKSRRRVFTGGHARKLSLLSPTKPGEGFSIHEDGPNHLKLDYDPHGVHNYAPVTPSYLAKRASWAPRTTPQPTSVKQIAQDLKSGIWTFMEDIRQATVGDEPITGQGVYLRDNTGNMRQTKVERMLLFDSSDQQDTIRPAHNPRPKVSSAFDDLATMNPIPTTAQEEEFKPPPLPLRRSKTEATKPTKRFSWTPLTADSVDDNDWSNWNSSPPTGGGVSSPRWSGTTVNGDIMPSDPTSPKRGGEEEEEEEETPLKNKSSKSRLNSGGNNKRNGSSPNGTGKLEELLPPVLNKLTPSNIKKMGSEFMKEWERSLSPPEQQR